The region CTAAAGGAAAAGCCCACAGACCAAACCACGAAGGATCTGAGGATCTTCCTCTAAACCAACATcagaactgaactgaacacaaacaaagctgCGGAAACTGGACGAGCAGACCGATcaggaaaagaaacaacacaacatgctcaacaggctgctgcagctgcaacagagagagacacacttcctgctgctcctcttatAGTTTCCTCTTCATCAGTCAAACACAGTTCACCTGAGGAGAAGAAACAGGACACCGTGGGTGCACATGTAATGTGGAATCTCAATCAGCAGGGGGCAGAGGATGTAACAAAGGTACAGCCTGAATTCAATACTGCAGCACATCACTGTTGGTGGGAGCATCACAGGCAAACATCCCTCCTGCGTCCTCAAAGGACCGTCAGCAAAACTATCCAATCACAACAACAGTATTATCATGAGAATGAAGTTAAATACATCAGTCTTAGGGATTAAGAAGTTTCATTCCTTCTGGATCTAAAATCTTGAAACAAACtcaatgtgaaaatataaaacccTACAGTTATAACATCCTATTTTCCTTGAAATATTAGAATAATTTTTCTTCAAAATGGGCCTAATACTTTAATTTACCGCTAAGATCaagtcttttttatttcctttgttttaATACACGGACAAATATCCCTCGTGCATCATCAGGAAAATGATTCAATCACAACACCAGTAATATTATGAGGATAAAGTTGTAATGTGCCAACAACACATACAATCAGGTCCAAAACTATGAAGTCACAGCCATATAAATGCACTATCAACAAATGACCAGCAGATGTCGCCAGATCAAGTAACGAATGCTTCACACAGAAGGGTCATATTCACAAGGTTAGCACTGCAGGTTgatcaacacacacagtttaaataCAAAGGATTTATTCACATGTCCACAGCACACCTCTATATATTACACATTTGATCATATTTACACAATTATTTGATAAAACCTCAAACTGAGGCCACAATATGAACGGTGCCCTCTTCTGGTCACTTTCAGCTTCACACGCACAGCAGTCTGACTTTAAAAATCTTTTGTCTGCGTGTCTGCATCTTGTCCCCGACAAACGCTGGACGTGTTCAGGTCAGAGAGACACCATCGTCGTGCATCTGAATATGCAGCTGTGATGTCAGCAGGTCAGGGTTCCGAGTCTGTGTCCGCCTGGTTAGGAGGAGCGTCCACCAGGTCCTTGAATCCCAGTTTCTCCAGAGGCTCCTGGGCCATCAGCTGACTGGAAAACCCACAACAAGAAGGAAAACTTTCAGCTCTGATTAAATAAATGACATGTTTTTGGTTTTCGACCACAGTTGCCGTGGTTTGTCTTTACAAaagctgaaaatgaaagagggagcccatgtgagaataatATGGCAGGAAAATTCACAGCCGGAGCTTGCTCTCTCTTGACACCTTTGTCTGTcttgtgtgtaaaaaaaaaaagctttttcatcCAGATATGTTTTTCGCATTTTTGCGTCTCccacgtgttagaaacgtcatcaacacgcccactcactcGTGGTGCttcctgtggaggatctcctgctgtgttctcacatcggctccaTCAGACTTTCTGCTAGAACACTGGCTGCAGAAAGTCCGGAGCCTCAgcgcatgtctgacagcagctatGGAAAAAAAGAACTGGAAGACACGATGACGCAGGACACAGGTAACATCAGACTGGAATTTCTCCTGTTTGTCCAGGAAGTCAAAACCTTCCGTGTCACATGGACCAGCTCCAATTTCAAGACATTTCttgagctcatgtctgaaaacagcttgagtCACAACATGTAAGGACTGTGTGAAAAGTGTCGGCTTTATTTTTCAGGGACGGTTCTTACTTTTTCATGCGGCATTCCAGGTAGTCTTTGGACTGCAGGCGACACTGAGAGTTGTCGAAGCTGCTGTCTCTCAGACATTTCATAAACTTCTCCTTGAAGTCTTTACACtctcctgaaataaaaaaatgagcCAAAAATCCACATTACATACTTTTCGTCATGTTATTGATATAAATATTACCTTGTTTGTTACTGCagggatgttttattttgaagattcCCTGTGACGGAATGCTATAATGTGATGTACTGTTGGTATTGTCTCCAGTTCAGAGTCTGTTTTATCCCATTTTACATGATGGCGTGCCAACttgaaatatttctttcttttaaacgTAATATATAGAAGAGGCTTCTGGGTAATGTGGGACATCAGATGACGTGAGGACACAGCATGTCCCACACCTGTCAGATTTGATTCAGTAACATTAAGGATTTAGAAATCAGCTACACACAAGACTGAATGAAATTTATATACGTCACATTTTTAGGAAACAGCGAGTCAAAAAACACagtacacattttcattttgtttgttttgagtgCGATAATTCACCCTCCCTCTTCCACCACAATCATTTTCATACAATCCCAAACCACACGTGGGCTTTAACCCATGTGTAaaaaccatagactgcatataaagaggTAAAAACGCAAAATCATAATTAGAACAATGATAAACTTGATTTATATATAGCATAGTTGTGGTACTctgctgttttgtgtttcaattgttgtgttttttggacaataaatgtatttttatgtttgtaagTTTTCCTGGATAAATAAAGgttgaaaaagaaattaaaaaaatatcaagcTGCAAGATGTTTTGGGCCATTCAGCATTTTATGAGAAGAGTGATTAGATCAGAGTCAGTGGGTAGAgaagtactgtgtgtgtgtgtgtgtgtgtgtgtgtgtgtgtgtgtgtgtgtgtgtgtgtgcgtgtgtgtgtctactcaCCGAGATGATCCAGGGGGAAGGAGCCTTTCTCCGGAGCTCGAGGTTTGAAAGCCTTGGAGCCGAAGTTCATGGCAGTGGACATGTTTGTTTACCTGACTCCTGGTCACCGCCACAGACAGAAACGAGCCTGCTGTCGCCTGAATGTGACGTATTAGCCGGAGACAGACATTAGTAGTAGAGCAGATCTCATCGATGGTAAAACAGCACACATGAACTCTGGCTTCTACACTGAATTCTAATCAGAAACCACATTAAGATCATTACTAGAAAATCATAATTAAACATTTAGGGGTGCAGCATGGAGAAAATATCAATGTGGCTCAATCCTGTCAAATACAATGTTATAATACAAACAAACCCAAgagtcatgtttttatttattaactcaTAAGAAACGTTAACAGTGGTGCAATGAGATCCAGAatctagaaaataaataaaactactcTGCTTTGATCCTATTAATTCAAATGTTAATATGTCATATTATACTTGTTATGGACTGTGATGGTTGATGGTGGATCATCATGGACAGTGGAACAATAATagaaataattattattcttattgtGGTTGTTGAACTGAGTTTGAGTTCTTGACTTGTCAGTGAGTTAAGTGCGTTTAATAGACCCACCGCTAGATGTCAGCCTTTCATATCTGACTGAATGGAGGGGGAGAgacgacagacagacagggaggaggggaTGGGGACATATAGACTTTATTATTATGCAGGCAGCGAGACTGGGTGAtagagacatcacacacacacagagagagagagagagagagagggagagagacagaggtagagtggcagagagagagacagtaagagagagagtgacagagagagggacacacacacacacacacagtgagagagagagagagacaaacagagatagagtgacagagagagagagggacagtaagagagagagtgacagagagagggacacacacacacacacacacacacagagcgagagagagatagagtgacagagagagcgacagagagagggagacacacacacctacacacacagagagagagagagagagagagagagagagagagagagagagagagagagagagagaaacagagagagttACAGAgatacaaagagagagagagagagagagagagagagagagagagtgacacagagagagagagtgtgtgtgtttgtctctctctcatttctccaGGTCAGGTTGGAGGCGGCAGGTGGTcggaccagtgtgtgtgtgtgtgtccgtgtgtgtccgtgtgtgtgtggatgttcaGCGGATGTTCCTGCGCAGGTTTGTTCCCTGCACCGCGGTGAGTGAGGCTGCTCGGGTAGACTCGGGATGGCGCAGGAACCGGAGGGAGACAACCGGCTCCTGCAGGACGAGCTGGACAGAGCGGGGAACGGGACGTGCGCCGACTGCGGCAACCCAGGTATTCATCCGGCAGCTCATCCAGCACGACCACAGACAGCATCGGTGCATCCAGGAGCTCAGGGATGCACAGATGTGATGCACGCTGCTGGACACGATGAGGTGGGGACGTGAGCCAGGAGGGTGTCGGGGGGGTATTCGGTCCAGATGTGGCACACATGTGTACCTGAACACAGCTGCCGGTAGAGTGAGGCCCGACTAACAGAGACTGGACTCTGGACTCAGTCTGAGCCATAAACACACGAGACACTCCTATGTGGATGTTATGGTGTGTGAGGGTGCacaatgaggtgtgtgtgtgtgtgtgttaaattgGGGCTAGGGTGAGGCATCTAGTAGTGATGGTtgaggttagggtaaggggcaaGGGAACGGATTAAGCCGGTGACTGTCCTcataagatagaagtacaagaatgtgtgtgagtgtgtgtgtgtgtgtgtgtgtgtgtgtgtgtgtgtgtggtcggtTATTATCATGTTCTACAATGTCAGCAACCACCACACAGTAATTATTGGGGTGTTTCTTCATTCCTTTATCTGTCTGTTGTTCTGGTGTCCGTGTTTGTCTTTCCTTGACAGATGTGACATACATCCGCTCAGCATAGGGCAGGACTTTCACCTGGGTTATCTTATTCCCCTCAGCGACACCTCAACCATATCTGTCTTCATTCCTTTATCTCTCTATCCTCCCTCCAATTCCTCCCTTTTGtaccccctctctccctctccatcccttcCACTCCTCTTGTTGAAATGGCATTAAACCAGTTGGTGGCCACTGAGGCTCCGGTGTGGGCCGCACGCCCAGTGCTTGGAGGCGAGCACGGCCCCAGGACGCCTGTTCCTTGGCCCTGGTTACTGCTCCACTGAGAACTGGCTGTGCAGCTTTTGGAGCCAGCAGCGCTTTCCACAAAAATTAGATAGCTTTGTCTGAGCCGTGGACGCTCGAGAGGGATTTCATCATGATGGCAGTTGAGAAATAAACAGGGGAGCGTCTCCCGGCGTGGTTGgttctatatgtgtgtgtgttgaatctAGCAGCTTctaaatgtttgacatttttacgccatgtttttttacaatagtccagactggacaaactaaacaccttttgattttttatgGCAACTGGAGCTACCACCGGttccttttcatgtttggaatgagagggtgaggtgaggggtgttcagctgcaacttcaacactcaataacactaaattttacacactgtacctttaaataacgCAGTTCAGCCTATAGCCAGTCTAAAGCTTTTACATACACTGGAAATGGATGGAAATGTCTGTGATTTGGTCCATCTTGTTTTTCCAGACTAAAATATCTCACCAGCTATTGGATGGATTGGCATAAAACCCACCCAGCCTTACTGGCATCtacacagatgttgtgtgttaTACAGTTGTGAAAAGAACATCTGGGAGATCATATGACAGTTCTTAAGTTCAGGAGCTGAGGCGCCAGATAAGCAGGTATTTGCACGGTGACTGATTCTGACTAGTGAAGAGCCTTTAGTTGAATGCAACATACTACTTTCCTGCTTATTTGCATTGTCGCTCACTGGGCTCACTTCAACCAAACCATCACTGTCATCTGCTACCAAACCAGGAATTCCCAGGCTCATGATTCGTCTCTCATAATGGTCAAGATATGAATTATTGATGCTGGTGTGGTGGCTCCAACCTCCGGTGGGGATGGGATCTTATCACGTCTGTTTTTTTGGAGAAACATCACAGTTTGATTGTGGCTCAACACCACAAATCAGCTCCATGCAGCAAAATGAAAAGACGAGAGTGAGAGATAAGGAGAAGGAAGGTAGCAGTGGTAGCATTTttggacttttaaaaaaaaaactaccaaaatacATTAATGCCAATGAAAATATCTCACTGTGTATGAAGGTCTCactaaaggtttggagtaactcttgtctttttcacacaaaaaagaCCAAAATAACGAAATAAATCTCTTCTTCATTGGGAAGGAGTGAAATCGTCAGTTCAGCTCATCATTATTTCATGATTGTAtttatgcagaaaaaaaaaaaatcaacataaaTACAGGTTCAAGACAACAGCTGTGTGATCGTCcacactgacattttaaagtCTTCCTGACTTTGCAGCCTCACAGCTGGTTCCTCTGCAGAGTGGATAGCTCATTACACCACTGGtcagcttcctgctgctctctgtagTCACCTCTACTGTGTTGTTATACAACTGAATACACTATGaagttttttaatgtattttttggaccgaaacagaaaaatataattgCCACGTAAGAAAAATGCCTACATGAATGTATTTGACCTGTATTCAACCCTCACTCTTCTGGCTCACATCACTGTTTTGTAAAAGCTCAGTTTCAACAACGAGcaagtgttttaaaatgtatgcaCTCTGTAGATCATTGTGTTTGGGCaagaaaaacagtttgagtCTGGATGGAGGCCGGACAGGGTTAAATATTCACTGGTTTAAAGTTGATAATTTAATTTTTGTTATGACTTGAAAAGATTAACATTCTCGAATGGTCAAAAAACACATTActtactgtccattgctgcagctcctcttttcagtctctgtctgaaacacttgctTGTAGCTTCTGTCTCCCGATAAAGCCCAGGGCTTTATGCCCAGTGTgttctgattggccagctggcccactgtgttgtgattggtcaaccacttcCAGCGCATGTAAGAAATTCGTCCACTCCTGCTTTACTTGGCTTTAGGAGTGTGCTGCTAAGATTAACCGCTCGTCGTGCATTATGCGAATGTGGGGCGTCATGTCATGTAACTATGATGCAGCAGTATTGGTCGAACTACTGATGAGGCGTTCCAGGGGCGGGGTTatgggctttttaactttggaGACTTTTTGTGTACTAAAAAAACTAACATACACATGATATGTCTCCGATAATGCTAACCTACAGTACTCATAGCAGTAATGAAGATTCTAGACAACAATATTATTGGTTTGCTTTTGCGAACAAGATGACATGATCGAGGCAAAAACCAAAAATACTGAaccgattttcttgaaacttagTAGAGGGTGGGATATggcccaaggaagaacccattaacttttggagTGGATTCGATTGAAGGGGAGGATTCAACACTTAAGTCGGAgacattgtgagattttcaaCAATTTTGTTAATTTCTCAAGAAATGATGCAGAGATCATACACGCAGTAGGTAGCGATACATAAATCTAAAGTgagacacattaacacatttgcAGACAATCACAACGGCAGGAAACCAGAGAAAGATGGGGAGGAAAACACAAGGCAACAAGCAGGACAGAaccaaataaagtaaaagactGGAAAACAAGTCTGAAGAGTAAATGCAGAAATGAATcctaaaataaaccaaaagtCTTTCAAAATTTCTTCAAGTCCTTGGCCCGGGGCAGTATTGATACACTTGTAGTTCTAAAAGCAATGGATTGCCGATGACCTCCAGTGTGGCTGCTGcatcacatcacatgaaatCCCCTTATTCACTGTGAATGTGGAGGTTAAGACAGAATATCTCATCAGCAGCAAGTGACTCGGCTGTCCACCCTCACCCCTGTTATATCTTACCAGGATACAACCTCCATTGAGCAGACAGGGAGCCTGCAGGAAttagtctgaaaacacacacaatgtggcAACACTGCTTGTGCACTTTTTTATGCTTAGtcattctctctctgcccttCTTACCTTTGCTCTTTGTGGGTTTTTGCCTCCCATCTTCTCTCTGTGCTCAGATGAAGCAGCTGAGAGGCTGAGCTGGGGGCTTATACGGCAGGTTTCTCTGTAGCTCAGCAGCGCTGCGGCTCTGCCCTTCGCTAAGGAAACACAAACGATTAATTCCCTCCGGAGAGAAGCCTCAGCAGTCCTCAGAGCGGTGAGGAAGGTGTTTGTCGAACAGCAGAAAACAGCAGTAACTCTGATGAGATAGGAGGGGGGGTCAGGATATTATGGTTGCTTGCTTATTACTGTCctgaaatcattattttcttttttgtctttttttagttCAAGAAAGCTGGTGacaataatcaatatttcacCTTTCACATTGTAACTTCCTCTTATTCTCACTGAAACAGTATCTACAAGGGTCATGGGTCTATTCATAGGTGgtatataaagacagacagTGTATCTCCACTTCCACCTATGAACCAGAACTGAAGCTGAATGATTCCAGATAtgaatttttatatattttttttccagccaATTTTTATcgcatcaaataaccaattaaaaccaaacgtaCTGAAAAATGAATCACTTGAACATGCATAACTGTGGTgagatgatttgatttgacgtgtatttttaaactttttagtttggtccatgtcctgaTCTGCTaaaatggaggaggtgggactTATAATCTCCATTTAtaacctatgctgcagccagctaCCACTTTTGGGGAGCAATCATGTCATGCATCTTTACAGTCTTTATGCAACAAGCATGTCACCATTTCTTAGAGCATTTTGGGAATTTATATATATCCATTGGCCCCTATCGGTTGTCTCAACATTATACAGTTTTACAAGAAAAGTCTTCTGAACAAGGGTTCTGAACAAATCCGTCCTTAACTGACACATCATCATTAAATCTTTGTTTAAATCATAGCTGAAAGAGAAGGATGGGGTGTTGGAGGAAAGATTGTAAACAGTATTGGCACCAAGGTCTTGACGGGAGGTAAATCATCAGCCGGTAGCCAAGCAGCTCATGGACGAGCCAGTGATGATGAAGCATTAATGATGCAGCTGATTATGTTAGGTTTGCTAATGCAATGCTCCACTCAAGTGGACCACAATCTCGTCGGaaaattttgtgtgtgtgattctttgCTGTTGTACATTCAAAGACATATTGTGAGAAGCGTTAGTGTGGATCTGTTGGCTGTAGAGCTGACTCCATGGTGGAAGTAGTCTTTGCATTTTCTGAATATGTATGAACAAGCACGAACAAAACGACATATACAATCCTTATATTGCTTTATGTGGACTATTTATCCATGATCTGAATTTTGATTATTTAGTATCTCATGGGACATTATAGGAAAGGGATTCATATTTGAATGCGATCAATAAACTGTGCTGTTGGATTCTGGTGGGTATAAATATCAGAAGGGTTTTGTTTATGATAATTTAGATTTGTTTCAGTGATGACGTGAGGAAGAGGTCATGCAAATAAAAGTGATTCATTCGTTCAAAAAAACCAACCTCTGAGAATGTGCTTTTTAGAAGTTATTCCTTCTTGATGATTTTCTTATAAAAAGCCCCAggaagttttttaaaatttcataaAAATCACATCAGTTCAAGCTTTTGTTAAAGTTCAGTCATATCTGCAGGAGGTACTGCTGTACAAGTGAAACTGTGCTTGTTGCCTGAGGGGTTTATCTGAGACATGAGAGGGTCACAACCTCAGCTCGACCCGCTGTTTTGCCATTAACCTCCACCATGACACAGCCCTTGACAGACTGACGTGTGTTTGACCAGACATACGAGTGAACTCATGCAGATGCAGAAAAAGTGCCTGCAAAGTGCTCACGGGCGCTTGGGCACAGGGGCTGCTATTGTATAAATACCCCGTCGTTCATTTATCCTGCCTCTGCCCTGCAGGATCGCCACAGGCTCTTCTTTCTTCAACCTTGAGCGGCTGAATCAACTGCTCTGTTGTCTGTCAACCCCAGCGAGCCCTGCAACTTCACTTTGTGCACAACAATTCTTTAGTGATGGAAGCTCTTTAGCAAACAGCATATGttctgtggaaagaaaaaaaacaaatagtcACACTACATCAGGAGTTTTCCACCTCCTGTTCGCTACGACTGTGCATCTGTTGTTCACAGTGATCCTG is a window of Paralichthys olivaceus isolate ysfri-2021 chromosome 21, ASM2471397v2, whole genome shotgun sequence DNA encoding:
- the cox19 gene encoding cytochrome c oxidase assembly protein COX19, with protein sequence MSTAMNFGSKAFKPRAPEKGSFPLDHLGECKDFKEKFMKCLRDSSFDNSQCRLQSKDYLECRMKNQLMAQEPLEKLGFKDLVDAPPNQADTDSEP